Proteins from a genomic interval of Niabella soli DSM 19437:
- the rnr gene encoding ribonuclease R: MAKKVKKRKPKSSSGSEQLLKGVLEVTKSGRGFVIVPNLEEDIMVRPEDLRNAMDGDTVRVKLTSGYDTKLKGKITEVVQRGRTEFIGSLQMNKGFGFVLGDREKGLPDIYIPEENLNGALNGQKVVAKMLRWEKEDKRPVGTILSVLDEAQAGDIAMKETLLEKGFPLSFSDEAMEVANRIPDRITKDDLAKRKDVRGILTFTIDPEDAKDFDDAISFRVLKNGNYEVGVHIADVSHYVTPGTALDDEAYQRATSVYLPDRVNPMLPEHISNVLCSLRPNEDKLTFSAIFQLNDKAEVKQYWLGKTVIHSNRRYTYEDAQQIIETGAGDNAAALLTVHKLSQRLRQNRFDEGAINFNSTEVRFKLDENGVPVGITLKVSKEANQLIEELMLLANKYVAESASKVKINNKTLPFPYRIHDTPDEEKLLPFVAFTNKFGYKFDISSAESIAASFDKLLKDIKGRPEEAVLQQLGIRTMAKAKYTSSNIGHYGLGFENYCHFTSPIRRYPDIMVHRILEEILEDRARADKKLEEKCKHCSERERAAMEAERSANKYKQVEYMQQFVGETFDAIVSGVSKFGFWAETVDHLCEGMVSMASLAEYDSFKHSEADYALIGMRTGTKFTMGDKVRIQVVAANIEKRYLDYHWVKPEAPATPKKTKGRKKS, encoded by the coding sequence GTTGTTGAAAGGAGTGCTGGAAGTTACCAAGTCGGGGCGGGGATTCGTGATAGTGCCCAACCTGGAAGAAGATATTATGGTGCGCCCGGAAGACCTGCGCAATGCGATGGATGGAGATACGGTTCGGGTAAAGCTTACCTCTGGGTATGATACTAAACTGAAAGGCAAAATTACGGAAGTGGTGCAGCGGGGCAGAACCGAATTTATCGGCTCACTGCAAATGAATAAAGGATTTGGCTTTGTTTTGGGTGACCGGGAAAAAGGGTTGCCCGACATTTATATACCAGAGGAAAACCTGAATGGGGCATTGAACGGTCAAAAAGTGGTGGCCAAAATGCTGCGCTGGGAAAAAGAAGATAAACGGCCGGTGGGAACGATCCTCTCGGTACTGGATGAAGCGCAAGCCGGTGATATAGCGATGAAGGAAACCCTGTTGGAAAAAGGATTCCCTTTGTCCTTTTCCGATGAGGCTATGGAAGTGGCCAACCGTATCCCCGACCGGATCACCAAAGATGATCTTGCCAAGCGCAAGGATGTGCGGGGCATTTTGACCTTTACCATCGATCCCGAAGATGCCAAGGATTTTGATGATGCTATTTCCTTCCGTGTTTTAAAAAACGGCAATTACGAAGTAGGCGTACACATTGCAGATGTGAGTCATTATGTAACGCCGGGAACGGCATTGGATGACGAGGCTTACCAGCGCGCTACTTCTGTTTATTTGCCCGACCGGGTAAACCCGATGTTGCCGGAACATATATCCAATGTGCTGTGCTCCTTACGGCCTAATGAGGATAAGCTGACCTTTTCTGCAATCTTTCAATTGAACGATAAAGCGGAAGTAAAACAATATTGGCTGGGCAAAACGGTTATCCATTCTAACCGCAGGTACACCTATGAAGATGCCCAACAGATCATAGAAACAGGAGCCGGCGATAATGCTGCAGCATTGCTTACGGTGCATAAACTATCGCAACGGCTGCGCCAGAACCGTTTCGATGAAGGAGCGATCAACTTTAACTCGACCGAAGTGCGGTTTAAGCTGGACGAAAACGGTGTGCCGGTAGGGATCACGCTCAAAGTAAGCAAAGAGGCGAACCAACTGATAGAGGAACTGATGCTGCTGGCGAACAAGTATGTGGCGGAGTCGGCATCCAAAGTAAAGATCAATAATAAAACCCTGCCGTTCCCATACCGGATACACGATACGCCGGATGAAGAAAAACTGCTGCCTTTTGTGGCATTTACCAATAAGTTTGGCTATAAATTTGATATTTCCAGTGCCGAATCGATTGCTGCTTCTTTTGATAAATTGCTGAAAGATATAAAAGGGAGACCTGAAGAAGCGGTACTCCAGCAATTGGGCATCCGTACTATGGCAAAGGCCAAATACACTTCTTCCAACATCGGGCATTATGGCCTGGGGTTTGAGAATTATTGTCATTTCACCTCGCCGATACGCCGTTACCCGGACATCATGGTGCATCGTATTCTTGAAGAGATCCTGGAAGACCGTGCACGCGCCGATAAAAAACTGGAAGAAAAATGCAAGCATTGCAGTGAACGGGAGCGCGCAGCCATGGAGGCGGAGCGCAGCGCCAATAAGTACAAGCAGGTAGAATACATGCAACAGTTTGTGGGCGAAACTTTTGATGCGATCGTGAGCGGTGTTTCCAAATTTGGTTTCTGGGCAGAAACGGTGGACCATTTATGTGAAGGGATGGTAAGCATGGCCAGCCTTGCCGAATATGATTCCTTTAAACATTCGGAGGCTGATTATGCGTTAATAGGGATGCGCACAGGTACGAAGTTCACGATGGGCGATAAGGTTCGGATACAGGTGGTAGCCGCAAATATTGAAAAAAGATACCTGGATTACCATTGGGTAAAACCCGAAGCGCCGGCTACGCCGAAAAAGACAAAAGGCCGGAAGAAAAGCTGA